Within Helicobacter pylori NQ4053, the genomic segment TAAAGAGTAAAGTAGCCCAACAAATTGACGAAAAACAAGCCATCATGCCTAATAACTTGTTGCATTTTGATAAGCACTACAAACGCATTTTTAAAGCCCATGATTGGCTTTATGATGGTGTGGGGTCATTGATGAATTTGGATCAAATTTTCTATTTGGAGTGTTTATACCAAGTCCAATTTTATACTTCTATAAACATTGAACCCACGCTAATTAGAAATGAACAAGATTTATACGCGCTAATTAAAAATAGTTTTCCAGTGAAAGATTTATCGTTTGAAAAGATGCGTTTAAAAGCGAAAGAGTTTTTTGAAAATGAATTAAGACAGCCTATAAATTTAAATCAAGAAATCCCGCAATTGGAATTGTGTAAGGGAGTTTATAAAGAAATGTATATTGATATGTTTAGCCCTGAACCCTTCGCTTTGTTAGTGGGTAATGACAATGAAGAAAAGATTTTAAAGCTCCCCCTTTTAGCCAAAAAGCAGGAGGATAATATTTACACCAACGCTAATGGCGCTAAGGGTGAGATAAATAAAAAAGGTTATTTGGCCAACGCTCTCAAAGACTATGATGAGACTCTCGTAGAAGCTTTTATGAGAGATTTCAAGGAACGCTATAAGATAGAAAAATTATATTATTTATTAGATGATAATATTAAAAATTTTGAATTTGCTAAGATCAAGCATAAAATAAGCTTGTATTTTAAAGACGCAAAATTCTATCCTAAAAGCGTTGCTTTAGGATTTAGTTTTTTGTTTGAAAATAAATTAAAGAAAAATGAGCGTTTGCGTTATAACGGCGTGGATTTGGTCGTTAAAGAAAACCATAAAAGTAAGACCTTTAATCATTGTGGCTTGGTTTTGGAGAGGCAAAAAAGCGATGGTTCAAAAAAGGCCTTTATTCTACAAGATTCTTTTATCAAAAAAGCTTTAAAAAATTTTAAAAGAGCCTTAGGATTAGAAAAAGAAGGCTTTATTCTGTATAAAGAATGCTTGCCTAAGCTCTCTATGGAAGTGGTTAAAGACGGGCGGTTTAAAAATTTTGAGATCATTAAAGATAAAACCATTTTAGGAGATAAAGAAACCCTAGAGATTGAAACGTCTTTTATTATCCCTAAAGGGCGAGAAAGCCTTGCTTTGCCCTTGATCCTAAATGAAGAAAAAATCGCCTATCAAGGCAAAATCACCTCTAAAGATTTTCCCCTAGAAAATGACGAAGAATACAAACTCACGCTCACTTATGACATTGGCACCGAGTTTAACTATGTGTTAGAGTTTAAACCTGTCAATAATGATTTAAAGCCCATTGTCATGGAATGGCAGCGTATTGATAGGGTTGAACTCCCTACGCCCGATCCCATCAAAAAACCAAGTATTGATGAACTAAAAAGTGATTTTAATCCTAATAAGGGCAAAAGTTCTGATTTGTTTGAGTGGGTGCTAGAGCCATTAGAGACATTGAAAGATTTAAATAGTCCACCCAGATTTGTTTTAGAGAGAGGCATAGAATTCTTAGAGAAAAAACTAGAATGCGGTGGAATCTCAAAAATAGGGAAAGACAAAAACAATGAACTTTTTTACATAGTGGAAACAAATGGTAAAAAAGTTTTTTGTCATAGCCGTCAGTGCAAAGAGAGTGCGAACAAAGATGAGCTTTCACGAGGCGTGCGAGTGTGTTTGGAAGTGTTTTTAGATAAGAACGACCCTAGTAAATATCAAGGTAAAATTTATGGTTTGGAAAAAAATAAAGAAATTGTTTTATTAAATACAGCTAAAAATTATTATCAAAGAAAACCTCTAGATGAGAAAATTAAACACAGAATAGAAGTGCTCAAAAGAATCAAGTATCCTTGTTTAAAAATTTTTTCACATTACACGCTTGAGGAGTTAGAAACCCTAAATCCTGAATTTGCTACTCCCTTTAAAGAACATTTGAGGCGGTTAGAAGAGTATTATTTTGACCCACAAACAGATAAAGATTTTAAAAAAGAGATCCTGGATTTCTTTGGCCGTCTGAATGATAGCATTCCTGAAAAATTACAACAAGAATTTGTTAAATTACCTATGGATTTTTTACTAAGCAGATGTTTAGGCTCTCTTGAAAAAGACTTTCAAAAAACGATTTTTAAGAATCTTACTAACCCAAAGACTTTAATAATTGTGGCTAGGGCTAGTTGGATTAATGAGAAATTTTTAAAGAACTTGATGGCTCAAACCAGCTTGGAGCAGCAAAAAGGCTTTTTAAAATGCATAGAAGAATGTTTGAAAGATCTTAAATCATTCTATTTTAGTAGTGCATGCGAGTTATTGTTAGCGTTTTTATCTTATCGTAATCTTAAAAGAGGATTAGAATTAATCCATGAAAGTGAAAAAACCATGCGTTTATTGGACAGCATAGATAAAGCGATAAAGAAAGAGACTGGAATTAAAAGCTTTGTAAAATTAGAGCTAAAAAATCAAAGCTTTAACAATATCCCACCTTTGTTGTGGGCGTTACGCTTGTATTTAAGTGGGGATTTGGAAGGTGTTGGAATTGAAATTAAAGGGACAGAAGAGAATACAGAAGAGAATGAATAAATCAAACAAATTAGTCATTATCAATCGCGCCATTCCAGGTGGGGGCAAGACCTCTTTGACCAAACAGATTGAAGAGTTGGCAAAAAGCTTGGGGCGTTCTATCAGCGTTCATTCTACTGATGAATATTTCATCCAAATAGATGAAGAGGGTATCAGGCGTTATGTTTTTGATAAAAAGAAACTCAATGAATACCACCAAAACAATCAAGAAGCCTTCAAACAAGCTTTAGAAAATCGTATAGATATTGTAGTGTGCGATAACACCAATTTTGAATCGTGGCAAAGCAAACCATATACAGATATGGCTAGAGAATTTGGCTATAAAATTTTGTTGATTGATTTTAAGAATAGATGCCTTAGAAACCCCCAATGGATTATGGATGGGATATTGAGCAATGCATCAAGAAGCCACGAGGTATTGCAAAGCATTATGACTATGATTTTTATTTGGAGAGGATTCCAGTTGAGCCACAGGATTATGAGAAACAAAATAGAGAGTTGAGCCTAAAAGCCTTAGAATTTTTAAAATACAATTTTGATTTTGATGTGATTTTCCATTCTTTAGGGGAGTAATTAATGCCTATTTTTTAGGAATGCGTCAATTTAGCGCTCAAAAGCATGTTTTTATCACTTCTAGTTCCAAAAACGCTAAGGCATTAAAGAGGTTTTTTGAAGAACGAAAAGAAACTAATGAGAATTTTCAAATCAATACCGATCGTCTTCATTCTATAGAAGTGAATGTTTTTGAACCTAAAAATATTTATGAAAACATTTTGGAACACACAAACGAACATGGCCTAAAGGATAAGAGATTGTGTTTTAATTTGACCGGTGGGACTAAAATGATGTTTCTAGCAGGGCTAAAGGCATCAGAATATTTTCAAGCGCCTTATTTCTATATTGAAGAAAAAGCCCAACGGCTATTATTTTTTAAAAATCCAAGCGGTATTGAGCCTTTTGCTATTCCGGCTATCCCCATTAAAGATGTGGAAACTTTTTTCTCTTTGCATGTCCCAAATCGTATGATAAAACAAAATGGTATTATAGACGAAAAGAGTTTAGAAAAAATACAAGAGCGTAAAAATTTAAGCAACTTATTGTATGAACATCGTGCAAGAATTATTCCGCTCTATCAAAAGATCAATGAAAACTATGCCAAAGATAAAACGATAAATATTTGCGAAAATAATCTGAAAATGTTTTACAAAGACCATCAAGTTTGCGTGAATATAGATGGAAAGGAAATAAAGCTCAGATATTCAGAAGATGAAGATGATTTTAGAAAATACATTATTAGGGGGTTGGTTTGAAGAATATATTTATTGTGAATTACTGGAGTTGCTAGACAAACAGGTAATCTATGATCTACGCTTGAATATGATTTTGGGCGTTGAAAACACAAATGCCACTCAAGAAGATAAGCACCCTATTTATGCTGAGCTTGACATAGCTTTTAGCGATGGTAAAAATCTCTATGTTGCAGAATGCAAGAGTGGGGAGTTAAAAAATAAGGGGGTTTTAACCGCTCTATCTGCTAACACTCAAAATTTTGGTGGAGCCAATGCGAAATGCATTTTAATATCAATTGATGGTAATTTGGGAAAAGGTCTTCAAGAAAAAGTTAAAATTTTGAACATTGAGTTTATCTTTAAAGATTTTAAAAAAATATTGAGAATTATATTAATAACTCTAGGCGTTGATAAATTAGGGAGAGGGTGTTTAGTTGGTGTTAAACTAATATGCTATTGGATTTTAGAGTTTTTAAGAAACAATTAGTGCCAATGAAACCCAATAATCAAGTCAATTATAAGCTTACTCTCAACCTTAAAGAGTTGAAAGAAATTGCAAATCTCACTAAAGAGTTAAAGAGAATTTTAGAATCAGATTAATATTTTTAGATAGGATTAAATGAATCAAAATATTTTAGGAATAGGGTTTGTTTATCCTGCCCAAAAACTGGTATGGGAGCTGATCTCACCGATTCAAGCTATTCTCTTTTCTTGAGGTCATAGGGCGTTGGTTCCTTGGAGCGATCGTTATTAAAATAAGTTTGGGTTTTTGTGGTAAAATTCTTTCGTGCAAGATTTGTTTAGAGAACTTACCTCTATTGCCCGAATCTTTTGACTCTTTTTCTCATGTTTATAAAGGTAAGCGTCTGCAAAAGCGTTTAGTGCTTCGCTGTTTTCATCATTATTATTCCAATGGTTCGCTAATTTTTCATAGTCAATCGCTGTTTCTTGTTTCATTTTTCCCATGTTGTTTCCTTTTTTTCTTTTGTTTCACTGCCAAGTGCATGGCTCTTATGCCATGCGTTTCTCTTGTTCTTGTTTAGCTTTTAGATTTTTTTCTACTTTCTCAAGTTCATAATTGATGTTATACACCCACTCTTTAATGGTTTTATTTAAATAGTAGGTTAGCTCATCGTTTAAAACCTCTTTTATTTTATCGTTATATTTTTCCATTAAACGACATACGCTACCGCTTGATGTGGGTTACCCCTTTAAATTTCAAGTGTTACTGCAATCAATGCGCCTCACACCAATCACTTAGAAGAGTCTTGATTTTTAATAGCAATATCTAGCTTGTTGAAAGGGATTTCAATGTGGTTAGCGTCTAGGGCGTTTTTGATGCGTTCAATGAGTTCGCTGCGCACATTAAAAATCCCGTCTTCAATCTTTGCCCAAACCCTAATGGTAAAATTCAATGAACTTTGTCCAAAATCCGTGATCCCAATAAAAGTGGGCATGTTTTTATCAATTTTTTCCATTGAGTCAATAACATCTTTTATAGTCTTATGCACCAGTTCAATATCGCTCCCATACCCTACCCCACAAACCCATTCAATGCGCCGACACGCCGTATTATTGCTATTAATAATATTAGAATTGGCAACACTTCTATTGGGTAAAACCGCCAAACGCCCGTCATGCAAGCGTAAAGAAGTGTTAAAAAAATTAAGCGCTTCTACTTTGCCCTCTAGGCCAGAGATTTCAATGATGTCTCCTTTTTTGAAAGGGTGTAAAATAATAAGGATTATCCCTCCAGCAATGCTTGAAAGGTAATCTTTTAAAGCCAACGCCACCGCAATCCCCACCGTTCCTAAAACAGTGATAATAGAAGTGGTTTGGACGCCTAGCGTGCTGAGTGCAATGATTGTGGTGATGATAAGGATTAAGATAAAAGTAACCTGTGCGACAAAATTCGCTAAAATCTCATCCTTTTTGGATAAAAGCTTCATGGTTTTGTTCCGTAAGAAAAACGAAAAATAAAAACCTATACAAAAGACAATGACAGCCTTGATCAAGATTATCCCAAAATGCTTTGCCTGCGGAAAAAAATCCACTAACAGCGTTTTAATTTCATCCATAAATTTTTCCTTTTAAAAATCGCTTAAAAGCGATCAAACAACTTAATTTTGTATGAGATTATTTTAACATGTTAAGCATCTTTAGGGATAACTTGATTGGCTTTTAACACGCTGTCTAATGAAAAAAGGTTTTTTAGTGTTGAACCTAGAGGCCACTTTACGCACACCCCACGATACCCGTCCCAGCGAACAGATCGTAAAAAATCACACCCAAAAGGTTGCCCCACAACCGCATGGATATTTTCTTGAATAAAGGGAATGAGTT encodes:
- a CDS encoding DUF2357 domain-containing protein, whose product is MDLEELYAPNHIERLKARSFLRSIAFFDDFSASFEYRDLFSVLENVAQFDYEKKPYKDDLYFLCKFVEPALKAIFSNLNTNICRKHLKMPLERAREFDAKCVLYLAKRPGRSLKEKLCDNKVLSVKRYVNANTHENRFLKRFIKELLRIIHWRKIEFQQVFEELIFSITSFLKSKVAQQIDEKQAIMPNNLLHFDKHYKRIFKAHDWLYDGVGSLMNLDQIFYLECLYQVQFYTSINIEPTLIRNEQDLYALIKNSFPVKDLSFEKMRLKAKEFFENELRQPINLNQEIPQLELCKGVYKEMYIDMFSPEPFALLVGNDNEEKILKLPLLAKKQEDNIYTNANGAKGEINKKGYLANALKDYDETLVEAFMRDFKERYKIEKLYYLLDDNIKNFEFAKIKHKISLYFKDAKFYPKSVALGFSFLFENKLKKNERLRYNGVDLVVKENHKSKTFNHCGLVLERQKSDGSKKAFILQDSFIKKALKNFKRALGLEKEGFILYKECLPKLSMEVVKDGRFKNFEIIKDKTILGDKETLEIETSFIIPKGRESLALPLILNEEKIAYQGKITSKDFPLENDEEYKLTLTYDIGTEFNYVLEFKPVNNDLKPIVMEWQRIDRVELPTPDPIKKPSIDELKSDFNPNKGKSSDLFEWVLEPLETLKDLNSPPRFVLERGIEFLEKKLECGGISKIGKDKNNELFYIVETNGKKVFCHSRQCKESANKDELSRGVRVCLEVFLDKNDPSKYQGKIYGLEKNKEIVLLNTAKNYYQRKPLDEKIKHRIEVLKRIKYPCLKIFSHYTLEELETLNPEFATPFKEHLRRLEEYYFDPQTDKDFKKEILDFFGRLNDSIPEKLQQEFVKLPMDFLLSRCLGSLEKDFQKTIFKNLTNPKTLIIVARASWINEKFLKNLMAQTSLEQQKGFLKCIEECLKDLKSFYFSSACELLLAFLSYRNLKRGLELIHESEKTMRLLDSIDKAIKKETGIKSFVKLELKNQSFNNIPPLLWALRLYLSGDLEGVGIEIKGTEENTEENE
- a CDS encoding AAA family ATPase; its protein translation is MNKSNKLVIINRAIPGGGKTSLTKQIEELAKSLGRSISVHSTDEYFIQIDEEGIRRYVFDKKKLNEYHQNNQEAFKQALENRIDIVVCDNTNFESWQSKPYTDMAREFGYKILLIDFKNRCLRNPQWIMDGILSNASRSHEVLQSIMTMIFIWRGFQLSHRIMRNKIES
- a CDS encoding Card1-like endonuclease domain-containing protein, with the translated sequence MILENTLLGGWFEEYIYCELLELLDKQVIYDLRLNMILGVENTNATQEDKHPIYAELDIAFSDGKNLYVAECKSGELKNKGVLTALSANTQNFGGANAKCILISIDGNLGKGLQEKVKILNIEFIFKDFKKILRIILITLGVDKLGRGCLVGVKLICYWILEFLRNN
- the mscS gene encoding small-conductance mechanosensitive channel MscS is translated as MDEIKTLLVDFFPQAKHFGIILIKAVIVFCIGFYFSFFLRNKTMKLLSKKDEILANFVAQVTFILILIITTIIALSTLGVQTTSIITVLGTVGIAVALALKDYLSSIAGGIILIILHPFKKGDIIEISGLEGKVEALNFFNTSLRLHDGRLAVLPNRSVANSNIINSNNTACRRIEWVCGVGYGSDIELVHKTIKDVIDSMEKIDKNMPTFIGITDFGQSSLNFTIRVWAKIEDGIFNVRSELIERIKNALDANHIEIPFNKLDIAIKNQDSSK